The Streptomyces sp. NBC_01197 genome window below encodes:
- a CDS encoding ferredoxin reductase family protein — MTEQIPNISPPAFGVSREIPSGSPFKKQRLNAALVRCLCAVAFCAGLLFFVYLWVHDGAIVNLVAKPEGPLKYPGTLTGLISADLMFVQVVLMARIPCIERSVGRDRLVRIHRLSGFASLNLMLAHIVLLTTSYVVRDGRSMLGSLWWMIAEWRGMMLATLGTVLLVIVGITSSRAARKRLRYHSWHLLHLYTFLGIGLVVPHMVWAGSEFKRPWTQVCIVGLYVVTLGSLLVFRVAVPVLRSMRHRIVVERVVEDAPGNVSVHLRGRGLDKLRAQAGQFFIWRFRDGRGWTRGNPYALSAPPRGDVLRITAKEVGVNSSRLRMLRPGTRVLFEGPYGRFTGESRHGRKLTAMACGIGITPLCALLKDLDYAADEAVLLYRASSENDFVLRRELDELAQERGVRIVYLPGHRARGRASWQTEHAGEEDHIALQELVPDISEHDIYICGPDAWGRSAADAARRAGAPAKHIHLERFAF; from the coding sequence ATGACCGAGCAGATCCCGAACATTTCACCGCCCGCGTTCGGCGTCAGCCGAGAAATTCCTTCCGGCTCACCGTTCAAAAAACAGAGACTGAACGCTGCCCTGGTGCGCTGCCTGTGCGCGGTCGCCTTCTGTGCCGGCCTGCTGTTCTTTGTCTATCTGTGGGTTCACGATGGCGCCATCGTGAACCTGGTGGCAAAGCCCGAGGGGCCGCTTAAATATCCCGGCACGCTCACCGGCCTGATCTCCGCCGACCTTATGTTCGTTCAGGTTGTACTGATGGCACGCATCCCGTGCATCGAACGCTCGGTCGGCCGGGATCGGCTCGTCCGCATCCACCGGTTGAGTGGCTTCGCCTCGTTGAACCTGATGTTGGCACACATCGTGCTACTGACAACCAGTTACGTGGTCCGCGATGGTCGTTCCATGCTCGGGTCGCTGTGGTGGATGATCGCCGAGTGGCGAGGCATGATGCTGGCAACTCTCGGCACGGTACTGCTGGTTATCGTGGGAATCACATCCAGCCGGGCCGCCAGAAAGCGCCTGCGGTACCACTCGTGGCATCTTCTTCACCTGTACACCTTTCTCGGTATCGGACTGGTCGTTCCGCACATGGTCTGGGCCGGCAGCGAATTCAAGCGGCCATGGACTCAGGTGTGCATCGTCGGCCTCTACGTGGTGACGCTCGGCAGCCTGCTGGTCTTCCGCGTGGCCGTGCCTGTGCTGCGCTCGATGCGCCACCGGATTGTCGTGGAGCGGGTGGTCGAGGATGCCCCTGGCAATGTGTCGGTGCACCTCCGTGGCCGTGGTCTCGACAAACTTCGGGCACAGGCGGGCCAGTTCTTCATCTGGCGATTCCGCGACGGGCGAGGCTGGACGCGAGGGAATCCATATGCGCTTTCGGCGCCACCTCGCGGTGATGTGCTGCGGATCACCGCGAAGGAGGTCGGGGTCAACAGCAGCCGTTTGCGCATGCTCCGGCCCGGCACCAGGGTGCTCTTCGAAGGCCCTTATGGCAGGTTCACCGGGGAGTCCAGGCATGGGCGCAAACTCACTGCGATGGCCTGCGGGATCGGTATCACTCCGCTGTGCGCGCTCCTGAAGGACCTCGACTACGCAGCAGATGAGGCGGTGCTTCTGTATCGAGCCTCCAGCGAGAACGACTTCGTCCTCCGGCGGGAGCTCGACGAACTGGCGCAGGAGCGCGGCGTTCGCATCGTCTACCTACCCGGACACCGCGCCCGAGGACGCGCCTCATGGCAGACGGAGCACGCCGGTGAGGAGGACCACATCGCACTTCAGGAGCTTGTGCCGGACATCAGCGAGCACGACATCTATATCTGCGGTCCCGACGCCTGGGGGCGGTCTGCGGCCGACGCTGCCCGTCGCGCGGGAGCCCCAGCCAAACACATCCACCTCGAACGCTTCGCATTCTGA
- a CDS encoding polysaccharide deacetylase family protein: protein MGAPAHNPAVRTHAVYSMEESGRRIALTFDDGPDPLYTPQVLRILARYNVQATFCVIGENAAQYPQLLHDIANGGHAVANHSWTHPQLTKLKPAAARSELSRTSDLIENVLGAPPQWARAPYGDWNPVTLGICADLGMEPLGWSIDTNDWARPGTRSITNSVLRDIKDGAIVLCHDGGGNRSQTVAAVRNYLPRLLDSGFIPVRPEL, encoded by the coding sequence ATGGGCGCCCCAGCCCACAACCCGGCGGTCCGCACCCATGCGGTGTACTCGATGGAGGAGAGCGGCCGCAGGATCGCGCTCACCTTCGACGACGGCCCCGACCCCCTTTACACCCCCCAAGTGCTGCGCATCCTGGCCCGGTACAACGTGCAGGCGACGTTCTGCGTCATCGGCGAGAACGCCGCCCAGTACCCCCAGTTGCTGCACGACATCGCGAACGGCGGACACGCCGTCGCCAACCACTCCTGGACCCACCCCCAGCTCACCAAGTTGAAGCCGGCCGCCGCCCGGTCCGAACTCTCCCGGACCAGCGATCTGATCGAGAACGTGCTCGGCGCTCCGCCCCAGTGGGCCCGCGCACCGTACGGCGACTGGAACCCGGTCACCCTCGGGATCTGCGCCGACCTGGGCATGGAGCCGCTGGGCTGGTCGATCGACACCAACGACTGGGCGCGGCCGGGGACGCGCAGCATCACCAACTCCGTGCTGCGCGACATCAAGGACGGCGCGATCGTGCTCTGCCACGACGGCGGCGGGAACCGGTCGCAGACGGTCGCCGCGGTCAGGAACTATCTGCCCCGGCTGCTCGACAGCGGCTTCATCCCCGTGCGACCGGAGCTCTGA
- a CDS encoding phosphocholine-specific phospholipase C, which translates to MTPISRRGFVALGAGAVAGAVVPMGTGNRAEAANRAAAATGTVRDVKHVVVLMQENRSFDHYFGRLKGVRGFDDRSGISLSGGQSVFNQPNGLGRQYPWKLSSTPAAGGVDGETLAQCNGDLPHSWSSQHSAWNKGRLDNWVSGVGNVRTLGYLDRGDMPFHYALADNYTVCDGYFSSTLSATGPNRTYLWSGKVDSSSNDGGDESGLTWETYAEALQRAGVSWKLYQNAEDNFGDNGLAYFTKFTNAAAGDPLHDRGMASVPATTGSTPDDIAAAIKADVLAGTLPQVSWVVPNQGFSEHPYAPPGDGAHFVNLVYRALAADQDVFDSTVLFLNYDENDGFFDHVPPPSPPADEPGEFLNGVPFGLGFRVPMVVMSPWTRGGWVSSEVFDHTSVLRFLETWTTALGTPAACPNISAWRRRVTGDLTGVFDFTAPVYGVPSGLPSTAKVIGIDSCTSLPNPAPQTNALPAQESGTRPARALPYQPNANLDRLEFGSAGKILAWFGMSNVGAPAKSAAHFSIHPNAYRSTEPWQYTVAPGGSATDYFNVGAGYGSGKYDFTLMGPNRFQRRFAGDASKAGKAVEVAARYAVAPNTGKQAIWFTFTNTSSAAVKFTVTAANYRTDGPWTYTVPAGGTAEDYFNAVSLSKGWYDFTVTADCDSTWSRRYTGHIETGAPSVSG; encoded by the coding sequence ATGACACCGATCAGTCGAAGAGGCTTCGTGGCGCTCGGCGCGGGGGCGGTTGCCGGTGCCGTCGTTCCGATGGGCACGGGAAACCGCGCCGAGGCCGCGAACCGGGCGGCCGCCGCGACCGGAACGGTCAGGGACGTCAAGCACGTCGTTGTCCTGATGCAGGAGAACCGCAGCTTCGACCACTACTTCGGGCGGCTCAAGGGGGTCCGGGGCTTTGACGACCGCAGCGGTATATCGCTGTCCGGCGGGCAGTCCGTGTTCAACCAGCCGAACGGCCTCGGGCGCCAGTACCCGTGGAAGCTCAGCTCCACCCCGGCGGCCGGCGGGGTCGACGGCGAGACCCTCGCCCAGTGCAACGGCGATCTGCCGCACAGCTGGTCCTCGCAGCACTCCGCCTGGAACAAGGGCCGCCTGGACAACTGGGTTTCGGGGGTCGGCAACGTCCGTACGCTCGGCTACCTCGACCGCGGCGACATGCCCTTCCACTACGCGCTGGCCGACAACTACACCGTGTGCGACGGGTACTTCTCGTCCACTCTCAGTGCGACCGGCCCCAACCGTACGTACCTCTGGAGCGGCAAGGTCGACTCCTCCAGCAACGACGGCGGCGACGAGTCCGGGCTGACCTGGGAGACCTACGCCGAGGCGCTGCAGCGGGCCGGGGTGAGCTGGAAGCTCTACCAGAACGCCGAGGACAACTTCGGCGACAACGGCCTCGCGTACTTCACCAAGTTCACCAATGCCGCTGCGGGCGACCCGCTCCACGACCGGGGCATGGCCTCCGTACCGGCCACCACCGGGTCCACCCCCGACGACATCGCCGCGGCCATCAAGGCCGACGTCCTGGCGGGCACGCTCCCGCAGGTGTCGTGGGTGGTCCCGAACCAGGGGTTCTCGGAGCACCCGTACGCCCCGCCCGGCGACGGCGCGCACTTCGTCAACCTGGTCTACCGGGCGCTCGCGGCCGACCAGGACGTGTTCGACTCGACGGTCCTCTTCCTCAACTACGACGAGAACGACGGCTTCTTCGACCACGTACCCCCGCCGTCACCACCCGCCGACGAGCCGGGCGAGTTCCTGAACGGGGTCCCGTTCGGACTCGGCTTCCGGGTGCCGATGGTCGTGATGTCGCCCTGGACCCGGGGCGGCTGGGTGTCGTCGGAGGTCTTCGACCACACGTCGGTGCTCCGCTTCCTGGAGACCTGGACCACGGCCCTCGGCACCCCGGCCGCCTGCCCGAACATCAGCGCCTGGCGGCGCAGGGTAACCGGCGACCTCACGGGGGTCTTCGACTTCACCGCACCGGTGTACGGAGTGCCTTCCGGCCTCCCGTCCACCGCGAAGGTGATCGGGATCGACAGTTGTACATCGCTGCCGAACCCGGCTCCACAGACCAACGCCCTTCCCGCGCAGGAGAGCGGCACCCGGCCGGCCCGTGCGCTTCCGTACCAGCCGAACGCGAATCTGGACCGGCTGGAATTCGGTTCGGCCGGAAAGATCCTGGCCTGGTTCGGCATGTCCAACGTGGGCGCCCCGGCGAAGAGCGCCGCGCACTTCTCCATCCACCCCAACGCCTACCGGTCGACGGAACCATGGCAGTACACCGTCGCCCCCGGCGGCTCGGCGACTGACTACTTCAATGTCGGCGCGGGGTACGGCTCGGGGAAGTACGACTTCACGCTGATGGGCCCCAACCGCTTCCAGCGCCGGTTCGCCGGCGACGCGTCGAAGGCGGGGAAGGCCGTGGAGGTGGCGGCCAGATACGCGGTGGCGCCGAACACCGGCAAGCAGGCCATCTGGTTCACCTTCACCAACACGTCATCGGCGGCCGTCAAGTTCACCGTCACGGCCGCCAACTACCGTACGGACGGGCCGTGGACCTACACGGTGCCGGCGGGAGGCACTGCCGAGGACTACTTCAACGCGGTGTCCCTCTCGAAGGGCTGGTACGACTTCACCGTCACGGCCGACTGCGACAGCACCTGGTCGCGCCGGTACACCGGCCACATCGAGACCGGGGCGCCGAGCGTCAGCGGCTGA
- a CDS encoding LLM class flavin-dependent oxidoreductase, with protein sequence MLFSVNIPNFGDFADPRTVAEVAAAAEQAGWDGLFVWDHVVHDKRERQGVPFGDPWMLLTAAALATTGLRLGTLVTPVARRRPEQLARQVATLDAVSGGRVIFGAGLGGPIEDEYGSFGEPTEPRVLAGRLDEGLELLRRYWTGEPVTSEGQHYTVRDVTLLPATVQRPHPPVWVGGFWPNRPPMRRAARWNGAVPLFASARHGQIPPVDEVRELVAYLHHLRADAQDDAPFEIVLGGASPTDAARAHDVIGPLIEAGATWWDERQLQTGEGLDRFAPVMRRIEQGPPVF encoded by the coding sequence ATGCTCTTCTCGGTCAACATTCCGAACTTCGGTGATTTCGCAGATCCCAGAACCGTGGCAGAAGTGGCCGCAGCCGCCGAACAGGCGGGCTGGGACGGACTGTTCGTCTGGGACCACGTGGTGCACGACAAGCGCGAGCGGCAGGGCGTGCCCTTCGGGGACCCGTGGATGCTCCTGACCGCCGCGGCGCTCGCGACCACCGGACTCAGGCTGGGCACGCTGGTCACCCCGGTCGCCCGGCGGCGCCCGGAGCAGCTCGCCCGCCAGGTGGCCACCCTCGATGCGGTCAGCGGCGGCAGGGTGATCTTCGGCGCGGGGCTTGGCGGTCCCATCGAGGACGAGTACGGAAGCTTCGGCGAGCCGACCGAACCGCGAGTGCTCGCCGGACGCCTGGACGAAGGCCTGGAGCTGCTGCGGCGCTACTGGACGGGCGAGCCCGTCACCTCTGAAGGACAGCACTACACGGTCCGGGACGTGACCTTGCTGCCCGCCACGGTGCAGCGCCCCCACCCACCGGTGTGGGTCGGCGGATTCTGGCCCAATCGTCCGCCGATGCGCCGCGCCGCCCGCTGGAACGGCGCGGTTCCCCTGTTCGCATCGGCCAGACACGGACAGATCCCGCCCGTCGACGAAGTGCGCGAGCTGGTCGCCTACCTGCACCATCTGCGCGCCGACGCTCAGGACGACGCTCCCTTCGAGATCGTCCTGGGCGGCGCCAGCCCCACTGACGCCGCCCGGGCACACGACGTGATCGGACCGCTCATCGAGGCCGGCGCCACCTGGTGGGACGAACGACAACTGCAGACCGGCGAAGGACTCGACCGGTTCGCGCCGGTCATGCGCCGTATCGAGCAGGGCCCACCCGTGTTCTGA
- the cobN gene encoding cobaltochelatase subunit CobN gives MLLLLSTSDTDLLSARAADGPVAYRFANPSRLQLTDLPALLEGADLVVVRLLGGVRAWQEGLDLLLADGRPVVVLTGEQAPDAQLMETSTVPVGIAAEAHAYLAHGGPANLDQLARFLSDTVLLTGHGFEPPAPAPSWGPLERTARTTDGPTVAVLYYRAHHMSGNTAFVDALCEAVEDLGGRPLPLYVASLRAPEPELIETLRAADVIVTTVLAAGGTKPAQASAGGDDESWDAGALTALDVPILQALCLTGSRAAWEENDEGVSPLDAASQIAVPEFDGRLITVPFSFKEIDQDGLPAYVVDPERAARVAGIAVRHARLRHIAPADKRLALVLSAYPTKHSRIGNAVGLDTPASAVALLRRLRDQGYDFGPQDVPGLASGDGDELIRALIEAGGHDQEWLTDEQLARNPVRIPAADYRRWYATLPAALRTDVEEHWGPPPGEMFIDRSRNPEGDIVLAALRHGNLLVLIQPPRGFGENPIAIYHDPDLPPSHHYLAAYRWIAASADDGGFGADAMIHLGKHGNLEWLPGKNAGLSAACAPDAALGDLPLIYPFLVNDPGEGTQAKRRVHATLVDHLVPPMARADSYGDIARLEQLLDEYAQIASMDPAKLPAIRAQIWTLIQAAKLDHDLGLENRPDDEGFDDFIFHVDGWLCEIKDAQIRDGLHVLGNPPAGGDRVNLVLAILRARQIWGGTASLPGLREALGLDEANATRTAADTAEEQARVLVEAMEAADWDPDAAVKVADGHPQAVADILGFAAREVVPRLASTTDEIDHALHALSGGFVPAGPSGSPLRGLVNVLPTGRNFYSVDPKAIPSRLAWETGRLLADSLLERYRTDNGEWPTSVGLSLWGTSAMRTSGDDVAEALALLGVRPVWDDASRRVTGLEPVPLDELGRPRIDVTLRISGFFRDAFPHTIGLLDDAVRLAASLDEPDERNFVRAHTRADLAEHGDERRATTRIFGSRPGTYGAGILQLIDSRDWRTDADLAEVYTVWGGYAYGRELDGRPARAEMETAYKRITVAAKNTDTREHDIADSDDYFQYHGGMVATVRALRGSAPAAYIGDSTRPETVRTRTLVEETSRVFRARVVNPRWIEAMRRHGYKGAFELAATVDYLFGYDATTGVVADWMYDKLTETYVLDPVNRDFLQQANPWALHGIAERLLEAESRGMWAEPDPATLEALRQVYLETEGNLEGED, from the coding sequence ATGCTCCTGCTTCTGTCGACGTCCGACACCGACCTGCTCAGCGCCCGTGCCGCGGACGGCCCCGTCGCGTACCGCTTCGCCAACCCGTCCCGGCTCCAGCTCACCGACCTGCCCGCCCTCCTCGAAGGCGCCGACCTGGTCGTCGTACGCCTCCTCGGCGGCGTCCGCGCCTGGCAGGAGGGCCTTGATCTGCTCCTGGCCGACGGGCGCCCGGTCGTCGTCCTGACCGGCGAGCAGGCCCCCGACGCCCAGTTGATGGAGACTTCGACCGTCCCGGTCGGAATCGCCGCGGAGGCCCACGCCTATCTGGCACACGGCGGGCCCGCCAACCTCGACCAGCTCGCCCGCTTCCTCTCCGACACCGTGCTCCTCACCGGCCACGGCTTCGAGCCCCCGGCGCCCGCGCCCAGCTGGGGCCCGCTGGAACGCACCGCGCGTACCACGGACGGACCGACCGTCGCGGTGCTCTACTACCGGGCCCACCACATGAGCGGCAACACCGCTTTCGTGGACGCCCTCTGCGAAGCCGTCGAGGACCTCGGGGGCCGGCCCCTCCCGCTCTACGTCGCCTCGCTGCGCGCCCCCGAACCGGAACTCATCGAAACGCTGCGCGCGGCGGACGTCATCGTCACCACCGTGCTGGCCGCGGGCGGAACGAAGCCCGCCCAGGCGTCCGCCGGGGGCGACGACGAATCGTGGGACGCGGGCGCGCTCACCGCCCTGGACGTCCCCATCCTCCAGGCGCTGTGCCTGACGGGTTCACGGGCCGCCTGGGAGGAGAACGACGAGGGTGTGTCCCCGCTGGACGCGGCCAGCCAGATCGCCGTGCCGGAGTTCGACGGCCGGCTGATCACGGTGCCCTTCTCGTTCAAGGAGATCGACCAGGACGGGCTCCCCGCCTACGTCGTGGACCCCGAACGGGCCGCCCGGGTCGCCGGGATCGCCGTGCGCCACGCGCGGCTGCGGCACATAGCCCCCGCCGACAAGCGGCTGGCCCTGGTGCTCTCCGCGTACCCCACCAAGCACTCCAGGATCGGCAACGCCGTCGGCCTGGACACCCCCGCGAGCGCCGTCGCCCTGCTGCGCAGGCTCCGCGACCAGGGCTACGACTTCGGCCCGCAGGACGTTCCCGGTCTCGCGTCCGGTGACGGCGACGAACTGATCCGCGCCCTGATCGAGGCCGGCGGCCACGACCAGGAGTGGCTCACCGATGAGCAGCTCGCCCGCAACCCCGTCCGTATCCCCGCCGCCGACTACCGGCGCTGGTACGCCACGCTCCCCGCCGCGCTGCGCACGGACGTGGAGGAGCACTGGGGCCCGCCGCCGGGCGAGATGTTCATCGACCGCAGCCGCAACCCCGAGGGCGACATCGTCCTCGCCGCCCTGCGCCACGGTAATCTGCTGGTCCTCATCCAGCCGCCGCGCGGATTCGGCGAGAACCCGATCGCGATCTACCACGACCCGGATCTGCCGCCCTCGCACCACTACTTGGCCGCATATCGCTGGATCGCCGCCTCCGCGGACGACGGCGGCTTCGGCGCGGACGCCATGATCCATCTCGGCAAGCACGGCAACCTGGAGTGGCTGCCGGGCAAGAACGCCGGCCTGTCCGCCGCGTGCGCCCCTGATGCGGCCCTGGGCGACCTTCCGCTCATCTACCCGTTCCTGGTGAACGACCCGGGCGAGGGGACCCAGGCCAAGCGCCGTGTCCACGCCACGCTGGTCGACCACCTGGTGCCGCCGATGGCCCGCGCCGACTCGTACGGCGACATCGCACGCCTGGAGCAACTCCTCGACGAGTACGCCCAGATCGCCTCCATGGACCCGGCGAAACTCCCCGCCATCCGGGCTCAGATCTGGACGCTCATCCAGGCCGCCAAGCTCGACCACGATCTGGGTCTGGAGAACCGGCCCGACGACGAGGGCTTCGACGACTTCATCTTTCACGTCGACGGCTGGCTGTGCGAGATCAAGGACGCGCAGATCCGTGACGGACTGCATGTCCTCGGCAACCCGCCAGCCGGCGGGGACCGGGTCAATCTGGTACTCGCCATCCTGCGCGCCCGCCAGATCTGGGGCGGCACCGCCTCACTGCCGGGGCTGCGCGAGGCACTCGGCCTGGACGAGGCCAACGCCACCCGCACCGCCGCCGACACGGCCGAGGAACAGGCACGTGTCCTCGTCGAGGCGATGGAAGCGGCGGACTGGGATCCGGACGCCGCCGTCAAGGTGGCCGACGGCCACCCGCAGGCGGTCGCCGACATCCTCGGCTTCGCGGCCCGCGAGGTCGTCCCGCGGCTCGCCTCCACCACGGACGAGATCGACCACGCCCTGCACGCGCTGAGCGGCGGATTCGTCCCCGCAGGACCCTCCGGATCACCGCTGCGCGGCCTGGTCAACGTCCTGCCGACCGGCCGCAATTTCTACTCCGTCGACCCCAAGGCCATTCCGTCCCGGCTCGCCTGGGAGACCGGCCGGCTGCTCGCCGACTCACTCCTGGAGCGCTACCGCACCGACAACGGCGAGTGGCCCACCTCCGTGGGGCTCTCCCTGTGGGGCACCAGCGCGATGCGCACATCGGGGGACGACGTGGCCGAAGCCCTCGCGCTGCTCGGTGTCCGCCCGGTGTGGGACGACGCCTCACGCCGGGTCACCGGTCTGGAGCCGGTGCCGCTCGACGAGCTCGGCCGCCCCCGTATCGACGTCACCCTGCGCATCTCGGGTTTCTTCCGTGACGCCTTCCCGCACACCATCGGCCTGCTGGACGACGCGGTACGGCTGGCCGCGTCCCTGGACGAGCCCGACGAGCGGAACTTCGTACGCGCCCACACCCGGGCCGACCTGGCCGAGCACGGCGACGAACGCCGGGCCACCACCCGGATCTTCGGCTCCCGCCCAGGCACCTACGGCGCGGGCATCCTCCAGCTCATCGACAGCCGCGACTGGCGCACCGACGCGGACCTCGCCGAGGTGTACACGGTGTGGGGCGGCTACGCCTACGGCCGGGAGCTGGACGGCCGCCCGGCCCGCGCCGAGATGGAGACCGCGTACAAACGGATCACGGTCGCCGCGAAGAACACCGACACCCGCGAGCACGACATCGCGGACTCCGACGACTACTTCCAGTACCACGGCGGCATGGTCGCCACCGTCCGGGCGCTGCGCGGGAGCGCCCCCGCGGCGTACATCGGCGACTCCACCCGCCCCGAGACCGTCCGTACCCGCACGCTCGTCGAGGAGACCTCACGGGTCTTCCGCGCGCGGGTGGTCAACCCCCGCTGGATCGAGGCGATGCGCCGGCACGGTTACAAGGGAGCCTTCGAACTCGCCGCCACCGTCGACTACCTCTTCGGGTACGACGCCACCACCGGTGTCGTCGCCGACTGGATGTACGACAAGCTCACCGAGACGTACGTACTCGACCCGGTGAACCGCGACTTCCTCCAGCAGGCCAACCCCTGGGCCCTGCACGGGATCGCGGAACGGCTCCTTGAGGCGGAGTCCCGGGGCATGTGGGCCGAACCCGACCCCGCGACGCTCGAAGCGCTGCGCCAGGTGTACCTGGAGACCGAGGGGAACCTGGAGGGCGAGGACTGA
- a CDS encoding TetR/AcrR family transcriptional regulator: MARPGITPERLTRTAAELADEIGFDNLTLTAVARRLGVKDPSLYAHIRNVRELKTRVALLALEELADAAGAALAGRAGKDALVAFANAYRDYAKAHPGRYAAAQFEIDKEAALNSAAPRQSQMTRALLRAYGLPEPDETDAVRFLHSTFHGYVSLERVGGFSHTPRDADASWAYALDSLDFALRNRPAG; the protein is encoded by the coding sequence ATGGCACGACCGGGCATCACCCCCGAACGCCTCACCAGGACGGCGGCGGAGCTCGCGGACGAGATCGGCTTCGACAACCTGACTCTCACGGCGGTGGCACGCAGGCTCGGCGTCAAGGACCCGAGCCTGTACGCGCACATCCGCAACGTGCGCGAACTGAAGACGCGAGTCGCGCTGCTGGCCCTTGAGGAACTGGCCGACGCGGCGGGCGCCGCACTGGCCGGGCGTGCGGGCAAGGACGCGCTGGTGGCGTTCGCCAACGCGTACCGGGACTACGCCAAGGCGCATCCCGGCCGCTACGCCGCGGCCCAGTTCGAAATCGACAAGGAGGCGGCCCTCAACAGCGCGGCGCCCCGGCAGTCGCAGATGACCCGGGCGCTCCTGCGCGCCTACGGCCTGCCGGAGCCCGACGAGACCGACGCGGTGCGGTTCCTGCACAGCACATTCCACGGGTACGTGAGCCTCGAGAGAGTGGGCGGCTTCAGCCACACCCCGCGTGACGCGGACGCCTCCTGGGCCTATGCCCTGGACAGCCTCGACTTCGCCCTGCGCAACCGGCCGGCAGGCTGA
- a CDS encoding FBP domain-containing protein yields MRHLSETDIRNSFMNCSKGEAKRVNIPRDLEELPWGDLDFLGWRDPGAPDRAYLVAEDDGRLLGLVLRAPSGASRGFTSRSMCSLCLTTHTSGRVVLMTARRPGEAGRQGNTVGQYLCTDLACSLYVRGKKPTGAGWAFKETLSVDEKVARTRNNVMAFIESVIA; encoded by the coding sequence GTGAGACACCTCAGTGAGACTGACATCCGTAACTCTTTTATGAACTGTTCCAAGGGCGAGGCCAAGCGGGTGAACATCCCCAGGGATCTGGAGGAGCTCCCGTGGGGCGACCTCGACTTCCTCGGCTGGCGCGACCCCGGCGCCCCCGACCGCGCCTATCTCGTCGCCGAGGACGACGGCCGTCTGCTCGGCCTCGTGCTGCGCGCGCCGAGCGGGGCCAGTCGCGGCTTCACCTCCCGCAGCATGTGCTCGCTCTGCCTCACGACCCATACCAGCGGCAGGGTGGTGCTGATGACCGCGCGCCGCCCCGGCGAGGCCGGCCGCCAGGGCAACACGGTCGGCCAGTACCTCTGCACCGATCTGGCTTGCTCGCTCTATGTACGGGGCAAGAAGCCGACCGGCGCCGGGTGGGCATTCAAGGAGACCCTGTCCGTGGACGAGAAGGTCGCCAGGACCCGGAACAACGTGATGGCCTTCATCGAGAGCGTGATCGCGTAG
- a CDS encoding HoxN/HupN/NixA family nickel/cobalt transporter, translating into MTLPESAAFAWRREDTVRTAGLLGVIAALHAVAFGVLFLLVEPGHYEVGSKAFGVGLGITAYTLGMRHAFDADHIAAIDNTTRKLMADGKRPVSVGFWFALGHSSVVVAMAALVAGGARLAGILMNEGSHTHQVLGVVGTSVSGSFLYLIAALNLVALVGILRVFREMRAGRYDEAELESHLNSRGFMNRILGRFTKSISRPGQMYPLGFLFGLGFDTATEVTLMVMAGSGAAAGLPWYAVLCLPLLFAAGMSLFDTLDGTFMNFAYQWAFANPVRKVFYNLAITGLSIAVAFLIGTIELISVLHDKLSLQDSVTGWIAGLDLGNVGYLIVGLFVVVWAAALAYWRIAKVEERWAVRAADSG; encoded by the coding sequence ATGACCCTGCCCGAATCCGCCGCGTTCGCCTGGCGGCGCGAGGACACCGTACGAACCGCCGGGCTGCTGGGGGTGATAGCAGCCCTCCACGCCGTCGCGTTCGGCGTTCTGTTCCTGCTGGTGGAACCAGGCCACTACGAGGTCGGGTCCAAGGCGTTCGGGGTGGGCCTCGGCATCACCGCGTACACGCTGGGGATGCGGCACGCCTTCGACGCCGACCACATCGCCGCCATCGACAACACCACGCGCAAACTCATGGCGGACGGGAAGCGCCCGGTCTCGGTCGGCTTCTGGTTCGCGCTGGGGCACTCCAGTGTGGTGGTGGCCATGGCGGCGCTGGTCGCCGGCGGTGCCCGGCTCGCGGGAATCCTCATGAACGAGGGCTCGCACACCCACCAGGTGCTCGGCGTCGTCGGAACGAGCGTCTCGGGCTCGTTCCTCTACCTCATCGCGGCGCTCAACCTGGTTGCCCTCGTCGGCATTCTGCGGGTGTTCAGGGAGATGCGCGCCGGACGCTACGACGAGGCCGAACTCGAATCACACCTGAATTCGCGCGGCTTCATGAACCGCATCCTCGGCCGGTTCACCAAGTCCATCAGCAGGCCCGGCCAGATGTACCCGCTGGGCTTCCTCTTCGGCCTGGGCTTCGACACCGCGACCGAAGTCACCCTCATGGTGATGGCCGGAAGCGGCGCCGCCGCCGGCCTGCCCTGGTACGCCGTCCTCTGCCTGCCCCTGCTCTTCGCGGCCGGAATGAGTCTCTTCGACACACTCGACGGCACCTTCATGAACTTCGCGTACCAGTGGGCCTTCGCCAACCCGGTGCGCAAGGTGTTCTACAACCTCGCCATCACCGGCCTGTCCATCGCCGTCGCGTTCCTCATCGGCACGATCGAGCTGATCAGCGTGCTGCACGACAAGCTGTCCCTCCAGGACTCGGTGACCGGCTGGATAGCGGGCCTCGATCTCGGGAACGTCGGCTACCTCATCGTCGGACTCTTCGTCGTGGTGTGGGCAGCGGCGCTGGCGTACTGGCGTATCGCGAAGGTGGAGGAGAGGTGGGCGGTCCGCGCCGCTGACAGCGGCTGA